The following proteins are encoded in a genomic region of Nakaseomyces glabratus chromosome J, complete sequence:
- the CAR1 gene encoding arginase (CAGL0J07062g~Ortholog(s) have arginase activity, manganese ion binding, ornithine carbamoyltransferase inhibitor activity, zinc ion binding activity), which produces MTDYKYYKDRQLSLVLAPFSGGQGKLGVEKGPKYMLKHGLQKDLEELGWGTEIQSPLDEEEYVKKVKENTQDQFGIIKRPQLVGEATELIYKSVTDVLSRDRFPVTLGGDHSIAIGTVSAALDKHPNAGLLWIDAHADINTLESSPSGNLHGCPVSFLLGLNKGKHESLKSLDWVPGKLKPNKIAYIGLRDVDSGERKILKELGIKAFSMYHIDRYGINTVIEMALEAIKDPESENTPIICSYDVDSIDPLFVPATGTPVRGGLTLREGLFLAERLAETGNLISLDVVECNPDLAIQDIHVSNTISAGCAIARCALGETLL; this is translated from the coding sequence atGACTGACTACAAATACTACAAGGACCGTCAACTGTCTTTGGTGTTAGCACCATTCTCTGGTGGCCAAGGTAAATTAGGTGTTGAAAAGGGTCCAAAATACATGTTGAAGCATGGTTTACAGAAGGACTTGGAAGAGTTGGGTTGGGGAACCGAGATCCAAAGTCCCTTAGATGAGGAAGAATACGTTAAAAAGGTGAAGGAGAACACCCAGGACCAATTCGGAATCATCAAGAGACCACAACTTGTCGGTGAAGCCACTGAACTTATCTACAAATCTGTGACCGATGTACTAAGCAGGGACAGATTCCCAGTTACCCTTGGTGGTGACCACTCTATAGCGATCGGTACAGTTTCTGCTGCTTTGGACAAGCACCCAAACGCTGGTTTGCTTTGGATTGATGCACATGCTGATATCAACACTTTGGAATCTTCTCCATCTGGTAACTTACACGGTTGCCCTGTTTCATTCCTTTTGGGCTTGAACAAAGGTAAGCACGAAAGCTTAAAGTCTTTGGATTGGGTTCCAGGCAAACTGAAGCCAAACAAGATTGCATACATCGGTTTAAGAGATGTAGACTCTGGAGAAAGGAAGATTTTGAAGGAGTTGGGTATCAAAGCCTTCTCTATGTACCATATTGACAGATATGGTATTAACACTGTTATCGAAATGGCACTAGAAGCCATTAAAGATCCTGAATCAGAAAATACACCAATTATTTGCTCTTACGATGTTGACTCGATCGACCCACTATTCGTGCCAGCTACAGGCACACCAGTAAGAGGTGGCTTGACTTTGAGAGAAGGTTTATTCTTAGCAGAAAGATTGGCAGAAACTGGTAACTTGATTTCCTTAGATGTTGTCGAGTGTAACCCAGATTTGGCTATCCAAGATATTCATGTGTCTAACACAATTTCTGCTGGCTGTGCTATTGCAAGATGTGCCTTGGGTGAAACTCTGTTGTAA
- a CDS encoding glyoxylate reductase (CAGL0J07084g~Ortholog(s) have oxidoreductase activity, acting on the CH-OH group of donors, NAD or NADP as acceptor activity) has protein sequence MRPKVLIPYQQTWEVASHIPEWEKLKDKLDFIEYKMTNADDFREYLHSNDIAALWVTEEFFRVLGGPTPYIEDYPSSLRVIAVPWVGCDFIDGKMLLEKYNIYLCNIGPHAVDNVTDLAIHLVVSCFRLTSFWEYCFRFSEPGSIDECKKYVGGTSKDQITKDGALYPQKLDDDQSRFLNLAKDFNVAGKKVDSPTKKTALILGFGSIGQNIGSKLKFSFDMKIKYYKRSGEVPREQLGYDAIYCSDLQSADTWQDVDVIVLALPGSPSTDDIINDSSLGMCKDGVRIVNVGRGSCIDEDALISALDSGKVNSCGLDVYKNEETLINEKFLKRWDVTLLPHIGSAVADMMVRQTIITLDNIEDILLKNGEGIYRAN, from the coding sequence ATGAGACCAAAGGTATTGATTCCATATCAGCAGACTTGGGAAGTTGCTTCTCATATCCCAGAATGGGAGAAGTTGAAGGACAAGTTGGACTTCATAGAGTATAAGATGACTAATGCGGATGACTTCCGCGAATACTTGCATAGCAACGATATCGCCGCGCTGTGGGTTACTGAGGAGTTCTTCCGGGTGCTCGGTGGGCCCACACCATACATTGAGGACTACCCAAGCAGCCTAAGGGTCATTGCCGTGCCTTGGGTCGGTTGCGACTTCATAGACGGGAAGATGTTGTTAGAGAAGTACAATATTTACTTGTGTAACATCGGACCCCACGCAGTGGACAACGTCACTGACTTGGCAATCCATCTGGTAGTCAGTTGTTTCAGATTGACGTCCTTTTGGGAATACTGTTTCAGGTTCTCGGAGCCAGGAAGCATCGATGAGTGTAAGAAATACGTAGGCGGTACTAGTAAGGACCAGATTACCAAGGATGGTGCTTTGTACCCTCAGAAATTGGACGATGACCAATCCAGATTCCTGAATCTCGCGAAAGATTTCAATGTGGCTGGCAAGAAAGTCGACTCACCTACTAAGAAAACAGCACTTATTCTTGGATTTGGCTCAATTGGGCAAAACATTGGCTCAAAACTAAAATTCTCCTTTGACATGAAAATTAAGTACTACAAGAGGTCTGGTGAAGTTCCTAGAGAACAACTGGGCTACGATGCAATTTACTGCTCTGATTTACAAAGTGCTGACACCTGGCAAGACGTCGATGTCATTGTCCTAGCACTTCCAGGATCACCATCCACCGATGATATTATCAATGACTCTTCTTTGGGTATGTGTAAGGATGGTGTTCGTATTGTAAATGTTGGTAGAGGATCCTGTATCGATGAAGATGCTCTGATTTCAGCCCTAGATAGTGGTAAAGTCAACAGTTGTGGGCTTGATgtatataaaaatgaagagaCACTGATCAATGAAAAGTTTTTGAAGCGCTGGGATGTAACACTATTGCCTCACATTGGCAGTGCCGTAGCTGACATGATGGTACGCCAGACAATTATTACCTTGGATAATATTGAGGACATCcttttgaaaaatggtGAAGGTATTTACAGAGCCAATTGA
- the TOA1 gene encoding transcription initiation factor IIA large subunit (CAGL0J07106g~Ortholog(s) have cytosol, nucleus localization), with protein MSNLEASKVYELIVSNVINEVREDFESAGIDEQTLQDLKRVWQEKLTETKVTHFSWDPVTDAVPATNETNQQETSTTETNGLQLPGGAVISAPSTGNDMSPQDENTNNADDGDATAGMLAGGDDDLNNNENNVSDNNVQVKQEGDVKFEMTIENADTSDLESKNKDHKEAKRSALLDADEVGSELDDSDDNYLISEGEDEGPDENIILCLYDKVTRTKARWKCTLKDGIATVNRKDYSFQKAQVEAEWV; from the coding sequence ATGTCGAACTTGGAAGCTAGTAAAGTATATGAACTCATTGTCAGTAATGTTATCAATGAAGTGAGAGAGGATTTCGAGAGTGCAGGTATAGATGAACAAACGTTACAGGATCTGAAGCGAGTGTGGCAAGAGAAACTTACTGAAACTAAGGTTACACATTTTAGTTGGGATCCAGTAACTGATGCAGTTCCAGCTACAAACGAAACGAATCAGCAAGAAACTTCTACAACGGAGACCAATGGATTACAATTACCTGGTGGGGCAGTAATTTCGGCACCAAGCACAGGGAATGATATGTCCCCACAAGAtgaaaatacaaataatgCAGACGATGGCGATGCAACGGCAGGTATGCTGGCTGGTGGCGACGACGACTTAAATAACAATGAGAACAATGTAAGCGACAACAATGTACAGGTAAAACAAGAGGGAGATGTTAAATTTGAGATGACTATAGAAAATGCGGATACATCTGATCTCGAATCAAAGAACAAAGACCACAAAGAGGCTAAAAGAAGTGCTCTTCTCGATGCAGATGAAGTTGGCTCCGAGCTAGATGATTCTGACGACAACTATCTGATATCAGAAGGTGAAGATGAAGGCCCagatgaaaatattattttgtgtCTATATGATAAAGTAACAAGAACCAAGGCAAGATGGAAATGTACATTAAAAGACGGTATTGCTACTGTCAATAGAAAAGATTATTCATTCCAAAAGGCACAAGTGGAAGCGGAGTGGGTCTAA
- the AIM2 gene encoding protein AIM2 (CAGL0J07128g~Ortholog(s) have extracellular region localization): protein MASNPPGKCCFEGFYHEGQAKGTHKDVCGVDTYVTGAENSSDRVIVILTDIYGNRLNNVLLTADQMATDCYQVYIPDILFNDPVVALDGSTDFNAWLAAHPAEKVQELVTKYLTDLRAQLKPKFLAVVGYCYGAKFAIQQIGANPLADCCAIAHPSFVSIEEVDAISKPVLISAAEEDPIFPEELRHQTEAKLKENKARYQLDLFSGVSHGFAARGDTSNPVVKYAKEKVLVDQLYWFNYFSGCCQK from the coding sequence ATGGCTTCTAACCCACCAGGAAAATGTTGTTTTGAAGGCTTTTACCATGAAGGTCAAGCCAAGGGTACTCATAAGGATGTCTGCGGCGTTGACACCTATGTTACCGGTGCTGAGAACTCTTCCGATAGagttattgttattttgaCAGATATTTACGGTAACAGATTGAACAATGTCCTTTTGACTGCTGATCAAATGGCAACTGATTGTTACCAAGTCTACATTCCAGACATATTGTTCAATGACCCTGTTGTCGCTCTTGATGGCTCTACCGACTTCAACGCTTGGTTGGCTGCTCACCCTGCTGAGAAAGTTCAAGAGCTAGTTACCAAATACTTGACTGACTTGAGAGCTCAATTGAAGCCTAAGTTCTTGGCTGTCGTGGGCTACTGTTACGGTGCCAAATTTGCTATTCAGCAAATTGGTGCTAACCCATTGGCTGATTGTTGTGCCATTGCTCATCCATCTTTCGtttcaattgaagaagtcGATGCTATCTCGAAGCCAGTTTTGATTTCCGCTGCCGAAGAAGATCCTATCTTCCCAGAAGAATTGAGACATCAAACTGAAGCCAAGCTAAAGGAAAATAAGGCTAGATACCAGTTGGATTTGTTCAGCGGTGTTTCTCATGGGTTTGCTGCTAGAGGTGATACTTCTAATCCGGTTGTGAAGTACGCTAAGGAGAAGGTATTAGTAGACCAATTGTACTGGTTTAACTATTTCTCCGGTTGCTGTCAAAAATAA
- a CDS encoding Zn(II)2Cys6 transcription factor (CAGL0J07150g~Ortholog(s) have RNA polymerase II core promoter proximal region sequence-specific DNA binding, transcriptional activator activity, RNA polymerase II core promoter proximal region sequence-specific binding activity): MKYVDEGDSSDISKKRNRLSFVCQGCRKAKTKCDKEKPACSRCLKHGIRCVYDLTSQKAPKNPNKDAMIARLEKELSYWKKKTLKLTKTLPPVSRHLISTNEPAMDIELSSLRANCTNVEVNLFKVHPRLIVSGVIKREVNPLSENYLIIQDKFTTTAIASVFLNYQGSALLSALASDMSITKTSTNVQNNISIIKENLLKQCRNDLQGKRIKLFVNKLAQNIEPPPDLFQKGEEAKNFLTSLDNSFVEDYCPKGAPYSELLQSLIDSIESLLPPYDIIIAYKKWYYDNVYYIAPFVHKSIFEDDLAQILVRDDKDPQKVKVVFGNSKLRSKLETMSMLLLVMKLAYTSIILTDDDIRKYSSVLTMDIVRKYPISSEVAHVVQNCLSAENWCATPNENIISCLLLLWAFFVFSPDEGDFFYEQPTGVLASIAMMLGVSIGLHKDPSDYPVFSNDTLGDKRVCNQRRLLWIAMICVLTFETNTKGSTVDKHDDLFDIFIDLRDPSSVYELMDRVKKDCDHNDEGSIEVMNVIENLFRRTQTSYALYDLNALLLSPDGRFTLSEYEILSSKVHIMSKEYIDLVSSYSPKHGPSGDKAKLPLFYMLNCCDVLSGIIFQLMNLRISIALFLHFEERLVTEENVKNHYIYFFTKLCLDLIALGNTMEKFFDGTFDAVIAKASDFIIKKAIQVAINTVLFGLLAVIMRFDLAASILFNELQSLQTQGVYKEQIYSEMNSKIQLLNDMKVIFETQLKNIYHVCSTSLRFEYFTIFKMLTLFDALLDRIEKNELWIGILRMAHLDNVDPKIAKVLAITLRIQLIRKTGLVEDMQLRSHLAHFELEKITKLHKSMTNYKSRLNLINTYNVDLESTPESSLEPLIPMKEEPLVVIKEETVTPNFSNRTVSPNLPRIKSEEPVEIMATPATGLTQLSNAALLSSQPLSIPVLPIQSQQPASQSNSDNQGPVNENIPTAFPILGSTNQQNQMINNNGVANVNLNNTEEPLADFFGISATLGVLDFEFLLGNQFQ, encoded by the coding sequence atgaaatacGTCGATGAAGGGGATAGCTCTGATATCTCTAAGAAGCGAAATAGGCTCTCTTTTGTATGCCAAGGCTGCAGAAAGGCTAAAACCAAATGTGATAAAGAAAAGCCTGCTTGCTCAAGATGCCTAAAACATGGAATTCGATGCGTCTATGATCTTACATCCCAAAAAGCACCCAAGAATCCTAATAAAGATGCAATGATAGCCCGTTTAGAAAAGGAACTAAGTTATTGGAAAAAGAAGACGTTAAAACTAACCAAGACATTACCACCAGTCTCCAGGCATTTAATTTCGACTAATGAACCTGCCATGGATATTGAGCTCTCTTCTTTAAGAGCGAACTGTACTAATGTTGAAGTTAACTTATTTAAAGTACATCCACGTTTGATTGTCAGTGGTGTAATAAAACGTGAAGTGAATCCTTTATCAGAAAACTATTTGATAATACAAGACAAATTTACCACAACTGCAATTGCTTCTGTATTTCTAAACTATCAAGGAAGTGCTTTATTAAGTGCTTTGGCATCTGACATGAGTATTACCAAAACATCAACAAAtgttcaaaataatattagtataataaaagaaaacttaTTGAAGCAGTGTCGCAATGACCTACAAGGGAAGAGAATAAAACTATTTGTAAATAAATTAGCCCAGAACATCGAACCTCCACCAGACCTTTTTCAGAAAGGTGAAGAAGCCAAGAATTTTCTAACATCTTTAGATAACAGTTTTGTTGAAGATTATTGTCCCAAAGGGGCACCTTATTCTGAGCTTTTGCAATCCCTTATAGATTCAATTGAATCCCTGCTACCACCATATGATATTATAATTGCATACAAGAAATGGTATTATGACAATGTTTACTATATCGCACCTTTTGTTCACAAGTCTATTTTCGAGGACGACCTGGCGCAAATTTTGGTTCGTGACGACAAAGATCCTCAAAAGGTCAAAGTTGTATTTGGAAACTCGAAATTAAGATCTAAACTAGAAACAATGTCTATGCTTTTGTTGGTTATGAAATTAGCTTATACGTCTATCATTTTGACTGACGACGATATTAGAAAGTATAGTTCCGTCCTGACTATGGACATTGTAAGGAAATATCCAATATCTAGCGAAGTCGCCCATGTTGTTCAAAATTGTCTGTCTGCTGAAAACTGGTGTGCTACACctaatgaaaatatcatttcATGCCTATTACTATTATGGgcattttttgttttttcacCTGATGAAGGTGATTTCTTTTATGAGCAGCCGACCGGAGTTTTAGCTAGTATAGCAATGATGCTGGGTGTTTCAATTGGTCTACACAAGGATCCCAGCGATTATCCAGTCTTTTCAAATGATACTTTAGGAGATAAGAGAGTGTGTAATCAAAGGAGATTACTATGGATTGCCATGATTTGTGTACTGACATTTGAAACAAACACCAAGGGGTCTACTGTTGATAAACACGATGActtatttgatattttcataGATCTTCGGGACCCAAGCTCTGTATATGAGTTAATGGATAGAGTGAAAAAAGACTGTGACCATAATGACGAAGGATCAATAGAAGTTATGaatgttattgaaaatCTATTTAGGCGAACTCAAACATCTTATGCATTATACGATTTAAATGCCCTTTTATTATCTCCAGATGGCAGATTTACACTTTCTGAATATGAGatactttcttcaaaggtTCATATAATGTCGAAAGAGTACATTGACCTCGTTAGTTCTTATTCTCCTAAACATGGTCCAAGTGGTGATAAAGCAAAACTTCCCTTGTTTTATATGCTAAATTGTTGTGATGTTTTATCTGGTATcatttttcaattaatGAACCTCCGGATATCCATTGCATTGTTTCTGCATTTCGAGGAGAGACTAGTCACTGAAGAAAATGTCAAAAATCATTACATATATTTCTTTACCAAACTTTGCTTGGACCTAATTGCACTAGGGAATACCATGGAGAAGTTTTTTGATGGTACTTTTGATGCTGTAATAGCAAAGGCTTCAGActttataataaaaaaagctATACAAGTTGCCATTAACACCGTTCTTTTTGGCCTGTTGGCTGTTATTATGAGATTCGACCTGGCTGCAAGCATTTTATTCAATGAACTTCAGTCATTACAGACACAAGGTGTCTATAAAGAGCAAATATACTCAGAAATGAActcaaaaatacaattaCTTAATGATATGAAAGTGATTTTTGAAActcaattgaaaaacatATATCACGTATGTTCTACATCTTTACGTTTTGAATACTTCACTATCTTCAAAATGTTAACGTTATTTGATGCCCTATTAGATAGGATAGAGAAAAACGAACTCTGGATTGGAATTTTGAGAATGGCACACCTAGATAATGTCGATCCTAAAATAGCAAAGGTGCTAGCAATTACTCTGAGAATACAGTTAATTAGAAAAACTGGTCTTGTTGAAGACATGCAGCTTCGAAGCCATCTTGCCCATTTTGAGTTGGAGAAAATTACAAAGTTACATAAGTCTATGACCAATTATAAGAGCAGACTAAATCTTATCAACACCTATAATGTTGATTTGGAATCTACTCCTGAAAGCAGTTTAGAACCGTTAATACCAATGAAGGAGGAACCTCTGGTTGTTATTAAGGAAGAAACTGTAACCCCTAATTTTTCTAACAGAACAGTTTCACCCAATCTTCCAAGAATTAAATCAGAAGAACCGGTGGAAATTATGGCTACACCTGCTACTGGATTAACACAACTATCCAATGCTGCGTTGCTATCATCCCAACCATTATCAATACCTGTACTACCCATTCAATCTCAACAACCTGCTTCCCAATCAAATAGTGACAACCAAGGCCCTGtgaatgaaaatattcCTACAGCATTTCCAATCTTAGGCTCTACTAATCAGCAAAACCAAATGATAAACAACAATGGCGTTGCTAATGTTAATTTGAATAATACCGAGGAACCGTTAGCTGATTTCTTTGGAATATCAGCCACTTTAGGTGTGCTTGATTTCGAATTTTTATTGGGTAACCAATTCCAGTAA
- the SCP1 gene encoding Scp1p (CAGL0J07172g~Ortholog(s) have actin filament binding, protein binding, bridging activity and role in actin crosslink formation, chronological cell aging, mitotic cytokinesis), which yields MEKVYGVKPDVTTLDDDLKQLRSGKFSKEAVDEIKNWIFSSILKERPENSDSSLLELLKDGSVLCKVANKLGELEHGFSPIKWKVSNMPFVQMEQISLFLAFSRQYGVPEDELFQTVDLFEEKDPASVYQALKSLSRYANKKHPDKFPVLGPQLTEKKPRPPVKAKPKHLQTESPGWSTYEYGYMKGASQKTENIVFGQKRDIA from the coding sequence ATGGAGAAGGTCTATGGGGTGAAACCTGATGTTACTACCTTAGATGATGATTTAAAGCAACTAAGGAGTGGTAAATTCTCAAAAGAGGCGGTTGATGAAATAAAGAACTGGATTTTTAGTAGCATTCTGAAAGAAAGACCAGAAAATTCCGATTCTAGTCTTTTAGAGTTACTCAAAGATGGCAGTGTTCTCTGTAAAGTTGCAAATAAACTAGGAGAGCTAGAACATGGATTCTCGCCTATAAAATGGAAGGTATCTAACATGCCATTTGTCCAAATGGAACAAATATCGTTATTCCTTGCGTTTAGCAGGCAGTACGGTGTACCAGAGGATGAACTTTTCCagactgttgatctttTTGAGGAAAAAGATCCGGCAAGTGTCTATCAAGCATTGAAATCTCTGAGTAGATATGCTAACAAGAAACACCCAGATAAGTTCCCAGTATTGGGTCCACAGTTGACGGAGAAAAAGCCAAGGCCACCAGTAAAAGCTAAGCCTAAGCATTTGCAAACTGAATCTCCAGGTTGGAGTACTTATGAATACGGTTACATGAAAGGGGCATCCCaaaaaacagaaaacaTAGTGTTTGGTCAGAAAAGAGATATCGCTTAA
- the PEX22 gene encoding ubiquitin-protein transferase activating protein PEX22 (CAGL0J07194g~Protein of unknown function), producing MSKRRKNQGYLAIIAAVSIGAAAYLWWRNHSEDDSVSKFNQQDDGTAQDNQIKEKPAIKLGKKRLHRSLCVIISNKLSNLVELDWDEILQEDIVFLILPSVNDFQNSNDIKTDTHKIINCDTELGLWACVRTLKKNELLVCADDIKVPDDIGRYCDKISQIKSSQQLMNYLDET from the coding sequence ATGTCCAAGCGGAGAAAGAATCAAGGCTACTTGGCAATAATAGCTGCTGTTAGTATTGGTGCAGCCGCTTATTTGTGGTGGAGAAATCACTCCGAGGATGACTCAGTATCAAAATTTAATCAACAAGATGATGGCACTGCTCAAGACAATCAGattaaagaaaaaccaGCTATAAAATTAGGCAAGAAGAGATTACATCGATCATTATGTGTTATAATTTCTAATAAGTTATCAAATCTAGTGGAGTTGGATTGGGACGAGATACTACAAGAAGATATAGTATTCCTAATCTTACCATCTGTAAATGACTTTCAGAACAGTAATGACATCAAAACAGATACACacaaaattattaattgtGACACTGAACTAGGTTTATGGGCATGCGTGCGTACTCTAAAAAAGAACGAATTACTTGTGTGTGCAGATGATATTAAAGTTCCTGATGATATTGGTAGATACTGCGATAAAATCTCACAAATAAAGTCATCCCAACAATTAATGAACTATCTCGATGAGACTTAA
- the RAD17 gene encoding Rad17p (CAGL0J07216g~Ortholog(s) have double-stranded DNA binding activity) gives MVKSRFSATTVHLEHITTALNCLTPFGSKDDILIYIDHDGLSFVKDNNGVIRISLLLAKELFSSYHFATTESNQTDNDGDDLDYMKLCVKINHILDSVSVVNKNLDDVVECILSYDGRGSPFSLTFEDSMISERVDYSTYLIKEMDTSALELDRQKIILECILKGEVMHSALKDLKEINCKDIYLYANVTSNGDSTLAFISRSQLGLSKIKFPSNKNVIEKLEIYDNNSTTMCYDKPVIGYFNYTSFNKIILSTKIASKILLRMDVHGILSINILSHTDNVMMSEDKFTKQSSSTSSKRYNSMQLPKDYPGIVIDVCMIEKEPLDMYAQEEIHQFMGSGAITGVPNSKDSAADVPQHNLLSHPVTEYESNSNTKDTSSSSNMNEDLPIFF, from the coding sequence ATGGTAAAGAGTCGATTTAGTGCCACCACTGTTCACTTAGAACATATTACAACAGCGTTAAACTGTTTGACACCTTTTGGGAGTAAGGATGatatattgatatatattgaTCATGATGGACTTTCCTTTGTTAAAGATAACAACGGTGTTATACGTATTTCTCTTTTGCTGGCGAAAGAGTTGTTTAGCTCATATCATTTTGCTACCACTGAATCAAACCAAACTGACAATGATGGTGATGACCTTGATTACATGAAGCTTTGTGTTAAGATAAATCACATATTGGATAGTGTTAGTGTGGTAAATAAGAATTTGGATGATGTTGTTGAGTGTATTTTATCCTATGATGGACGCGGTTCTCCGTTTTCTCTTACCTTTGAGGACTCAATGATATCTGAGAGAGTGGATTATTCCACATATCTGATCAAGGAGATGGATACTTCTGCGTTAGAGTTGGATagacaaaaaattatactTGAATGTATTTTGAAAGGAGAGGTAATGCACTCAGCCTTAAAAGACTTGAAAGAGATCAATTGCAAAGATATATACTTATATGCAAACGTCACGAGTAATGGGGACTCGACCCTAGCATTCATTTCAAGATCCCAATTAGGCTTGTCTAAGATAAAATTTCCGAGTAATAAAAATGTTATAGAAAAGCTTGAAATTTACGACAACAACTCAACAACAATGTGCTATGATAAACCTGTAATTGGCTATTTTAACTATACTTCCTTTAACAAGATAATACTGAGCACGAAGATTGCCAGTAAGATACTACTGAGAATGGATGTTCACGGGATTCTAAgcataaatatattaagtCACACTGATAATGTTATGATGTCTGAGGATAAATTTACCAAGCAATCTTCTAGTACCTCCAGTAAACGGTATAACTCCATGCAACTTCCAAAGGACTACCCCGGTATAGTAATAGATGTCTGCATGATAGAGAAAGAGCCACTAGATATGTATGcccaagaagaaatacaTCAATTTATGGGAAGCGGTGCAATAACTGGAGTACCTAATTCAAAAGACTCTGCCGCCGACGTACCTCAACATAATCTATTAAGCCACCCGGTTACGGAATACGAATCGAATTCGAATACGAAAGATACTTCATCTAGTAGTAATATGAATGAAGACCTACCTATATTTTTCTGA
- the RPS12 gene encoding 40S ribosomal protein eS12 (CAGL0J07238g~40S ribosomal protein S12; protein abundance decreased in ace2 mutant cells), producing MSDVEEVVEVQEEVVEQTAEVSIEDALKVVLRTALVHDGLARGLRESTKALTRHEAQLVVLVSSVTEDNIIKLVEGLANDPNNKVPLIKVADAKQLGEWAGLGKIDRDGNARKVVGASVVVVKKWGAETDERNMILEHFSQQ from the coding sequence ATGTCTGACGTTGAAGAAGTCgttgaagttcaagaagaagttgttGAACAAACCGCTGAAGTTTCTATTGAAGATGCTTTGAAGGTTGTCTTGAGAACCGCTTTGGTCCACGATGGTTTGGCCAGAGGTTTGAGAGAATCCACCAAGGCTTTGACCAGACACGAAGCTCAATTGGTTGTCTTGGTCTCCTCTGTCACCGAAGACAACATCATCAAGTTAGTCGAAGGTTTGGCTAACGACCCAAACAACAAGGTTCCATTGATCAAGGTTGCTGACGCTAAGCAATTGGGTGAATGGGCTGGTCTAGGTAAGATCGACCGTGACGGTAACGCCAGAAAGGTTGTCGGTGCCTCCGTTGTTGTTGTCAAGAAGTGGGGTGCTGAAACTGATGAACGTAACATGATCTTGGAACACTTCTCCcaacaataa